The window TGACCCATTTCGACAGGGCCGGATCGTTATAGGTCACCGGATAGGGCTGGGTGAACACGGCCTCGGCCTTGGCACCGTAGCGGTCACCGATCGCTGCAACGCTCTTCTGGACCTTGTCGATCAGGTCGGCGCGGCGCTCGGTCGAGAAGGTCCGCATGGTGCCGCCCATCACCAGGTCTTCCGGAATAATGTTCTGGCGCATGCCCATGTGGATCGTGGCAATGGTCACCACCGAGGGCGACAGCCCGACATCGACCTGGCGAGCGGCGATCTGGTTCATGGCCTGGACGATGTCGGCGGCGATGCTGGCCATGTCGATGCCTGCCCAGGGACGAGCGCCATGGGTCTGCTTGCCCTTGACCGTGATCGTGATCCGGTCGGAGCTGGCATAGAAGCCCATGGGCCGATAGTTCAGCTGATGGGCATCCAGCGGGCCGATGTGCAGGCCGAAGATGGCGTCAACCTTGGGCTGGTCCAGAGCGCCGTCGCGGATCATCAGCTTGGCGCCGCCTTCCTCGCCAGCCTGCGGGCCTTCCTCGGCGGGCTGGAAGATCAGGACCACCGTGCCCTTGATGTCGGCCTTCATGCCGGCCAGCACCGTGGCGGCTCCCAGCAGCATGGCGACATGGGTGTCATGGCCGCAGGCGTGCATGACCGGAACGGTCTTGCCTTCCCAGGTGGCCGTAGCCTTGGAGGCGAACGGCAGGCCGGTCTTTTCCTCGACCGGCAGGGCGTCCATGTCGGCGCGGAGGGCCACCACCTTGCCGGGCTTGCCGCCCTTGAGGATGCCGACCACCCCGGTCTTGCCGACGCCCTCGCGGACCTCGAAGCCTAGGGCCTTCAGCTCCTTGGCCACCAGGGCAGCCGTGCGCACTTCCTGGTTACCGAGCTCAGGATTCTGGTGCAGGTCGCGCCGCCAGGCGATGACCTTGGGCTGGGCGGCCTTGGCGGCGGCCTCGACCTTCGCCGCCGACGGCGCAGCCAGGGCAGGCGCCCCATAGGCCAGTCCGGCCAAGATCGCCAAAGTCGAAATTCGTCCCAACATGCCCGTCATTCCCTCTGAAATGTCGGGCGACAGTGGAGTGCTTGCTGCGGGCTGGTCAAGCTGACGTAAGGTCTGGCTTTGCGATTGGCGCGATCGGTCTAAGCTTGGGCCATGGACGAGCCGATTGAAGCCAAGTTCGACACCATCAATGACGCCGCCGTGCGCGAGCCCGGCACCGGTGTCCTGCGGCCGCGACATGCCGCGACCCTGATCATGGTCCGGACCGATGCGGCCAAGCCGCGCCTGCTGATGGGCCGCCGCAATCGCGGCCATGCCTTCATGCCCGACAAGTGGGTTTTTCCCGGCGGTCGGGTTGATCGCGGCGACTATTGGGTCCCGGCCGCCAGCGAGCTTTCGCCGGAGGTCACCGCACGACTGACCCACCAGCCGCGCCACCCGAGCCCTGTCGCCCTGGCCCGCGCCCTGGGCCTGGCGGCGATCCGCGAGACCTTCGAGGAGACCGGCCTGCTGCTGGCGCGCCCGGCCCCTGCACGGCCGGCGGCCGGGGCCTGGCGGCCCTTTCTGGCCCAGGGGGCCCTGCCCGACCTGGCTCCCATGGCCTTTGTCGCCCGGGCCATCACCCCGCCCTACCGCAACCGCCGCTTTGATGCCCGCTTCTTCATGGCTTCGGCCGAGGCCCTGATCAGCCTGGACCGCCAGCCCGACTGCGGCGAACTGGACGAGATCGCCTGGGTGGATTTCGACGAGGCCATGGCCCTGGACCTGCCCAATATCACCCGCTTCGTGGTCGCCGAGATCGGTCAGAGGCTGAAGGATGCTGGACGCCCCGCGCCCTTCATGCGTTTCCTGAACGGTGCCCGGAACCTGACCTATGTCTGAGCCGGCGCGTCTCGGGGGAGATCGGCATGCTGGCCATTCTGTTCGTGTCCGCCCTGGCGACCACACCGCCCGCGCCTGAACCCGATATCAGCCGCCTGGCCTGGATGACGGGCTGCTGGATGCAGGTCCGCTCCAACGGACGTGTCGACGAGCAGTGGATGGCCCCCGGCGGCGGCGTGATGCTGGGCATGAGCCGCACCCTCAAGGACGGCAAGGTTCGCGAATTCGAGTTCCTGCGAATCGCCCCGGGCCCCGACGGCAGGCTCGCCTTCAACGCCAAGCCCTCCGGCCAGCCAGAGGCCGTCTTCCCGCTCAAGGAGATCACGGACGACTCGGTGGTGTTTGAGGACCCCGCTCATGACTTTCCGCAACGGATCCTGTACCGGCGCGTCGATGCCCGCACGCTGATCGGCCGTATTGAGGGCCAGATCGGCGGTCAGGTCCGGTCGGTCGACTATCCCTACATACGGTGCCCCGCCGGCAATTGACTTTGGCGCGCTGATCAGTATGTTCCGCGCCTCTCATTTCCAACGCGCGGGTACCCTGCGCGACACCGCAGGGATTCGACCATGGCCAAACCGGCTTCAATTAAGATCCGCCTGAACTCCACGGCGGACACCGGCTTCTTCTACGTGACCAAGAAGAACGCCCGCACCAAGACCGAAAAGATGGTGCTGAAGAAGTACGATCCGGTCATCCGCAAGCACGTCGAATTCAAGGAAGGCAAGATCAAGTAAGATCTGCCCGACCGGTACGACACAACAAAACGCCCGGCCAGAAATGGCCGGGCGTTTTTGATTCCGGGGGCTCGATGACTTGCCCCCTCCGCGCTGCGCGCTCCTCCCCCGGAGGGGGAAGATGACGGCGTCTTCCCCCTCCGGGGGAGGACGACCGCGAAGCGGTCAGGAGGGGGCGAGTCGTGCGGCTAGCAGTCGTGCCCTGCCCCCAGCGGCCGGCACCGACCGTCAACATCGGCCGGCGGCTTGAGGCCGGTCACGGCCGCGAGGGTCGGCGCGATGTCCACCGTGTCCAGCGGCAGGACGCGCTCACGGGGCGCACCGCCCTTCCACCAGAAGATGATCGGCACTCGGCGGTCATAGTCCCAGGGGCTGCCGTGGGTGGAGACATAGGTCGGGCCCGCCGTAGCCGGGACCAGCTCCGGCCGGAAGGCGACGACGATGTCGCCCATGCGGCCGGGATAGGCACTGCGGCGCATACGCTCCCGCAACGAAATCTCCTCGGGAGACGTGTCTGCCGCCTCAGGAGCGAGGGTCAGCAGGGTGTTGACGTCAAAGGCCTCAACCACCTCCGGCTGGCGCGAAACCAGGGCCAGGGCCGCCGCAGTGATCCGGACATGTTCGACAGGATCCAGAGCCTTGCGGTCGGGTCCGACGACGTCGATCGTATTGATGCCGCCATCGGCCACCAGCGGGTCAAAGGCGAGGCCCAGATCCTTGCGCAGGGTGGCGTTCAGGGCCGCCAGCCAGGCCTTGGTGCCGATCCGACCGGCCTCATAGCCCTCCTCATGGAGGCGCTCGGGCATGTCGGCCCCGCCGTGGTCGGCCGAGAGAACAACCAGCACACCGCCCTTGGCCTTGCCGACCCGATCGAGGAACTCGCCGAGCCCCTCATCCAGACGCGCGATCTGGTCGCACATTTCCGGTCCCCGGGTGCCGAAGCGGTGTCCGATAAAGTCCGTCGCCGACAGGCTGACCGCCAGGACGTCGACCTGAGGCCCGTCGCCCAGGCCGAAATCGTCACGCAGCTGGGCCGCCAGGTCCAGGGTCACTTGATCGGTGAAGGGACTGCCGCCGAGGTCCCGCAGCCGGTCCGCCTCGCTGGTGGCAGTGGGAATCGGCAGGGCCGCGCGCCATTTGCGGCCGCCGGTCTCGTAGTCAGCCTCAAGAGCCCTGCAGCGCTTGGCCGATCCGCCCAGCAGGGCGTCCATCGGGCTTTTGGCATAGTCCCAGACGAAGGGGTGCTTCTTCAGGTCAGCCAGCATCCTGGCATTGAAGGCCGCAACAGGCTTCAGCCGCGCCTCGGCGGTCTGGCCCGGCGGCACATAGGTCGTGAAACCAAAGCCGGGCTGCAGCCAGAAGGCCCCATCCGCCTGATGGCCCGACAAGGTGATCGCGCCGCGATCCTTGCCGGAGACGCCGAACACCCGGCTGTTCGGCGAGACGGCCTTCAGCCAGTCTCCATAGGTCGTGGCGACCATGTTCTTGGGGCTGACCGGGCGGCCCTTGGGATCGTGGGCCAGGACGACACTGTCGTCGGCTAGACAATAGACCTGCTTGCCCAGACTGGCGTCGTACCAGTCATTGGCGCTGATACCGGTCTTGTTGGGGTGCTTGCCGGTCAGCAGGGTTGAATGTCCCGGGCAGGTCTCGGTCATGGCATGCGACTGGTAGCCATTGGGATAGACCACGCCTTCCCGCGCCAGCCTGCCGAGGCCACCGCTGAACGTGCCGCGATACTGGGCGAACAGGTTGGCGCTGAACTGGTCGATCGAGATCACCACGACCAGCCTGGGATCGGGCTTGGCGAGGGCTTGAGGCTGGGCCTCAGCCTGGGTCAGGGCACCGCTGACGAGCACGGCGCAGACAAGGGCACCGGAAGTAAGTTTCTTCTTCATCCAGGCTACAAAGCCTGATCCCTGGCCGCGTGCAAGGTTGCAGGCCGATCAGGCGACAGGAAAAGTTCGTCCGCCTAAAGAACGGTTAGGCGACGCGCGCCACCACGGCATTCCGGCCGGAGGCCTTGGCCTCATAGACGCCCTCGTCGGCGCGCTTGAGCAGGGCCTCGGGCGAGTCGTGCTCGCCAAGGGTCGCCGAAACGCCGATCGAGATCGTCACGGTCAGCAATTCCCGGCCCTGGGCGACGCGGAACGGCGAACCGGCGACATGCATGCGGATCCGCTCGGCGATACGCATGGCATCCTCGAGCTGGGTGTCGGGCATGATCACCGTGAACTCTTCGCCGCCATAGCGGCAAGGCAGGTCGATGGCGCGGACGTTCGAGGCCAGGCGCAGGGCAAATTCGCGCAGCACCTCGTCGCCCACATCGTGACCGAAGGTGTCGTTGATCTTCTTGAAGTGGTCGATGTCGATCAGCAGGGCCGCCACCGGATCACCGCCCAGGGTGGAACGCTGGACCAGGGAGTCGAGCTGCCCGGTCATGTAGCGCCGGTTGTGCAGACCGGTCAGCTGGTCGGTGACCGCCAGTTCCAGGCTGTGATCGAGATTGTTGCGCAGATAGTCGGTGTAACGCTTGCGCTGGATCTGGGTCTTGACGCGGGCCGCCAGCTCCTGGGGATCGATCGGGCGCGGCAGGATGTCATTGACGCCGATTTCCAGCGCCTTGACCATGCGCTGGCGGTCATCGGGATCGACCATGGCCAGGACCGGCAGGTGCCGGGTCCGCTCGGTCGAGCGTAGCGAGGCGGCGAAGCGCAGGCCGTCAAAGCGCTTGGCCGCGCCATTGATGATCACCAGATCCACCGGGCCGCCGGCGCTGATCCGGGCCTTGTCCGGGTCGGATTCGACGACCGGACGATGTTCGATGCTGAGCTCGGCGGCAATGCGCTGGGCCTGGCGTTCGTTGTCGTCGATGATCAGGATGCGACCGCCCAGGCCATCGAGCCGCGAGGCCGCGCCGGCGATCACGCCCATACGCCGGCCCGAGGCCTCGCGCTGGCGCAGTTCGTCGATCACCAGCTTCAGACGGGTCAGGCTGCGCACGCGGGCAAACAGCATCACGTCATCGATCGGCTTGGTCAGAAAGTCCGAAGCCCCGGCCTCCAGCCCCTGGATGCGGTCGGCGCGGCCATCCAGGGCCGTGACCAGAACCACGGGGATGTGGCGGGTAACCGGATCTTCCTTGAGCTTCTTGCAGACGGTGAAGCCGTCCATGCCCGGCATCATCACGTCGAGCAGGATGATGTCGGGCAGATCACTGGCCGCCATGGCCAGGGCCGTGGGGCCGTCTGACGCCGTGGAGACCTGATAATACTCGGCCGAAAGCTTGGCCTCCAGCAGGCGGACATTGGCCTCGATGTCGTCGACGACGAGGATCCGCGCGCTCATGCCGGAGCCTTGTCGAGCAGACGCTTGATGGTGTCGAGAAAGTGGGCCACCGAGATCGGCTTGGAGATATAGGCCTCACAGCCGCCTTCCCGGATCCGCTCCTCGTCCCCCTTCATCGCGAAGGCC of the Caulobacter henricii genome contains:
- a CDS encoding amidohydrolase; protein product: MLGRISTLAILAGLAYGAPALAAPSAAKVEAAAKAAQPKVIAWRRDLHQNPELGNQEVRTAALVAKELKALGFEVREGVGKTGVVGILKGGKPGKVVALRADMDALPVEEKTGLPFASKATATWEGKTVPVMHACGHDTHVAMLLGAATVLAGMKADIKGTVVLIFQPAEEGPQAGEEGGAKLMIRDGALDQPKVDAIFGLHIGPLDAHQLNYRPMGFYASSDRITITVKGKQTHGARPWAGIDMASIAADIVQAMNQIAARQVDVGLSPSVVTIATIHMGMRQNIIPEDLVMGGTMRTFSTERRADLIDKVQKSVAAIGDRYGAKAEAVFTQPYPVTYNDPALSKWVKASLSKASPGKVEDNGALVTGAEDFSMYAEKVPGVFIQLGGRPANVPAAGAPANHSPYFDIDEAVMETGVKAEVFMALDYLEKK
- a CDS encoding NUDIX hydrolase, whose product is MDEPIEAKFDTINDAAVREPGTGVLRPRHAATLIMVRTDAAKPRLLMGRRNRGHAFMPDKWVFPGGRVDRGDYWVPAASELSPEVTARLTHQPRHPSPVALARALGLAAIRETFEETGLLLARPAPARPAAGAWRPFLAQGALPDLAPMAFVARAITPPYRNRRFDARFFMASAEALISLDRQPDCGELDEIAWVDFDEAMALDLPNITRFVVAEIGQRLKDAGRPAPFMRFLNGARNLTYV
- a CDS encoding DUF6265 family protein; its protein translation is MLAILFVSALATTPPAPEPDISRLAWMTGCWMQVRSNGRVDEQWMAPGGGVMLGMSRTLKDGKVREFEFLRIAPGPDGRLAFNAKPSGQPEAVFPLKEITDDSVVFEDPAHDFPQRILYRRVDARTLIGRIEGQIGGQVRSVDYPYIRCPAGN
- the rpmG gene encoding 50S ribosomal protein L33 encodes the protein MAKPASIKIRLNSTADTGFFYVTKKNARTKTEKMVLKKYDPVIRKHVEFKEGKIK
- a CDS encoding alkaline phosphatase family protein; protein product: MKKKLTSGALVCAVLVSGALTQAEAQPQALAKPDPRLVVVISIDQFSANLFAQYRGTFSGGLGRLAREGVVYPNGYQSHAMTETCPGHSTLLTGKHPNKTGISANDWYDASLGKQVYCLADDSVVLAHDPKGRPVSPKNMVATTYGDWLKAVSPNSRVFGVSGKDRGAITLSGHQADGAFWLQPGFGFTTYVPPGQTAEARLKPVAAFNARMLADLKKHPFVWDYAKSPMDALLGGSAKRCRALEADYETGGRKWRAALPIPTATSEADRLRDLGGSPFTDQVTLDLAAQLRDDFGLGDGPQVDVLAVSLSATDFIGHRFGTRGPEMCDQIARLDEGLGEFLDRVGKAKGGVLVVLSADHGGADMPERLHEEGYEAGRIGTKAWLAALNATLRKDLGLAFDPLVADGGINTIDVVGPDRKALDPVEHVRITAAALALVSRQPEVVEAFDVNTLLTLAPEAADTSPEEISLRERMRRSAYPGRMGDIVVAFRPELVPATAGPTYVSTHGSPWDYDRRVPIIFWWKGGAPRERVLPLDTVDIAPTLAAVTGLKPPADVDGRCRPLGAGHDC
- a CDS encoding PleD family two-component system response regulator, with product MSARILVVDDIEANVRLLEAKLSAEYYQVSTASDGPTALAMAASDLPDIILLDVMMPGMDGFTVCKKLKEDPVTRHIPVVLVTALDGRADRIQGLEAGASDFLTKPIDDVMLFARVRSLTRLKLVIDELRQREASGRRMGVIAGAASRLDGLGGRILIIDDNERQAQRIAAELSIEHRPVVESDPDKARISAGGPVDLVIINGAAKRFDGLRFAASLRSTERTRHLPVLAMVDPDDRQRMVKALEIGVNDILPRPIDPQELAARVKTQIQRKRYTDYLRNNLDHSLELAVTDQLTGLHNRRYMTGQLDSLVQRSTLGGDPVAALLIDIDHFKKINDTFGHDVGDEVLREFALRLASNVRAIDLPCRYGGEEFTVIMPDTQLEDAMRIAERIRMHVAGSPFRVAQGRELLTVTISIGVSATLGEHDSPEALLKRADEGVYEAKASGRNAVVARVA